One Bacteroidota bacterium genomic window carries:
- the hemF gene encoding oxygen-dependent coproporphyrinogen oxidase → MATFNDIAEIYSQLQLKMCTVLEEADGKAHFRLNRWDKEIGNGLTAVMQQGKHIEKAGLNYSKVSGPVNTSLKQILGEEAKSYQATGISSIIHAHNPYLPTIHMNVRFFSLDNGTCWFGGGIDLTPAYIDLNQAASFHRRIKAICDNFNPLFYDKYKKWADDYFFLPHRNETRGIGGIFFDRQKPDEKVSLEEWLAFTQELAHHYPLIYIDLIKQNSGKPYGDEQKNWQKIRRGRYVEFNLLYDRGTRFGLESGGNTESILISLPPEVNWSYDYPLPENSPEMMTQNMLKKNIDWISMAMSEETK, encoded by the coding sequence ATGGCTACCTTTAATGACATCGCAGAGATTTATAGCCAGTTACAGCTTAAAATGTGCACTGTACTGGAAGAAGCAGACGGAAAGGCACACTTCAGGCTGAATCGCTGGGATAAGGAAATTGGAAACGGATTAACCGCAGTCATGCAACAAGGTAAGCACATCGAAAAGGCTGGGCTCAACTATTCGAAAGTTAGCGGACCGGTAAACACATCGCTTAAGCAAATTCTAGGGGAAGAAGCTAAATCCTATCAGGCTACCGGAATTTCCTCCATAATTCATGCACACAACCCTTACTTGCCGACTATACACATGAACGTCAGGTTTTTTTCACTTGATAACGGCACCTGCTGGTTTGGAGGCGGAATAGACCTTACTCCTGCTTACATCGATCTCAACCAGGCTGCAAGTTTTCATCGAAGAATTAAAGCCATTTGCGACAATTTTAATCCGCTTTTTTACGATAAATATAAAAAATGGGCAGATGATTACTTTTTCCTGCCTCACCGGAACGAAACCCGTGGCATTGGAGGAATTTTTTTCGACCGCCAGAAACCAGATGAGAAAGTAAGCCTGGAAGAATGGCTGGCTTTTACACAAGAACTGGCGCATCACTATCCCTTGATTTATATCGACTTAATTAAGCAGAATTCAGGCAAACCGTACGGCGATGAACAAAAAAACTGGCAAAAGATAAGACGTGGCAGGTATGTCGAATTCAACCTCTTATACGATCGCGGAACCCGGTTTGGACTTGAATCTGGAGGCAATACTGAATCAATTCTGATTAGCCTGCCTCCTGAGGTAAATTGGAGTTACGATTACCCACTTCCCGAAAACTCTCCGGAAATGATGACCCAGAATATGCTCAAAAAGAATATCGATTGGATATCCATGGCCATGTCTGAAGAGACTAAATAG
- the hemN gene encoding oxygen-independent coproporphyrinogen III oxidase: MDRSLIEKYNQAVPRYTSYPPANFFTGQIDNSSFLDIVKESNRKEPKNISIYIHIPFCNSLCFYCGCNSIPAGTQHAMDEYLSALKKEMSIVLPLLDKNRIVTQLHYGGGTPNALPVSKLIEINSYLFGQLNFSPSAEIAIECHPAYLTPDYIQGLHLAGFNRFSLGIQDFNPQVLKAVNRKPSKMPLPELINALQAGKNVTFNLDFIYGLPHQTKESFLSTIQQAAELKPDRLVTFSYAHVPWVNQAQLKLEAAGLPDGKQKIDMTEAAYNLLAKRGYKSIGMDHYVLETDELYKAQHEGTLHRNFQGYCTRETTGQVYAFGVSAISQLSHFYAQNTKNLQTYISKLNDDIIPLEKTYQLNEKEFIIREVINQFMCNKRIVWPEISEQLRIPQNKLFDCIEFDQNRLNEFQEEGILTFNPEMICMEENGLPFLRNVAASFDPLMAKNQKTFSKAI, encoded by the coding sequence ATTGATCGTTCACTCATTGAGAAATACAACCAGGCTGTGCCGAGGTACACCAGTTACCCACCTGCCAACTTTTTTACCGGTCAGATTGACAATTCCTCCTTTCTGGATATTGTAAAGGAATCAAACCGGAAAGAGCCCAAAAACATATCGATTTACATTCATATTCCTTTTTGCAACAGCCTTTGCTTTTATTGCGGCTGCAATTCAATTCCTGCAGGTACGCAGCATGCAATGGATGAATACCTCTCTGCCCTTAAAAAGGAAATGTCGATTGTGCTGCCCCTACTCGATAAAAACCGGATTGTGACACAACTCCATTACGGTGGTGGCACACCCAATGCCCTTCCTGTGTCGAAACTGATCGAAATTAACAGCTATCTATTCGGACAACTTAACTTCTCACCCTCGGCGGAAATTGCCATCGAATGCCACCCTGCATATTTAACTCCCGATTACATTCAGGGTTTGCATCTGGCTGGTTTTAATCGGTTTAGTCTTGGAATACAGGATTTCAACCCCCAGGTATTGAAGGCAGTGAACAGAAAACCATCCAAAATGCCCTTGCCAGAACTTATCAATGCCTTACAGGCCGGCAAGAATGTGACTTTCAACCTCGATTTTATTTATGGCCTTCCGCACCAAACTAAAGAGAGTTTTTTAAGCACCATACAACAGGCTGCTGAACTCAAACCCGACAGGCTGGTTACATTTTCTTATGCCCATGTACCATGGGTGAATCAGGCTCAATTAAAATTAGAGGCAGCTGGACTTCCGGATGGAAAACAAAAAATTGACATGACTGAGGCGGCTTATAACCTACTGGCAAAAAGAGGTTACAAATCCATTGGCATGGATCATTATGTGCTCGAAACGGACGAACTATACAAAGCGCAGCATGAAGGCACCTTGCATAGAAATTTTCAGGGATATTGTACCCGCGAAACCACCGGACAGGTTTATGCGTTTGGCGTTTCTGCTATTAGCCAGCTTAGTCATTTTTATGCCCAAAACACCAAAAATTTGCAGACTTATATATCCAAACTAAATGATGATATTATCCCTTTAGAAAAAACATATCAACTTAATGAAAAAGAATTTATTATACGCGAGGTAATAAACCAATTCATGTGCAATAAACGAATAGTCTGGCCAGAGATATCGGAACAGTTGAGAATACCGCAAAACAAGCTATTTGATTGCATTGAATTTGATCAGAATAGACTAAATGAATTTCAGGAGGAAGGAATTCTTACTTTCAATCCGGAGATGATTTGTATGGAAGAAAATGGATTACCCTTTCTGCGCAATGTGGCCGCCAGCTTTGACCCCCTGATGGCAAAAAACCAAAAAACTTTTTCAAAGGCCATTTAG
- the hemL gene encoding glutamate-1-semialdehyde 2,1-aminomutase, translated as MLDHKNSIEAFQKAIQHIPGGVNSPVRAFKGVGGNPVFFQRGTGAYLDDIDNNRYIDYVGSWGPMILGHRHPEVLEALSNTLETGTSFGAPTLIETQLAELIKKMVPSVELVRMVNSGTEATMSAIRLARGFTGRNKIIKFEGCYHGHGDSFLIKAGSGALTLGTPNSPGVTPGTAQDTLLAVYNDTESIEQLFQQHGEQIAGVILEPVTGNMGVVIPKTEFIQSLRQLCTQYGALLIFDEVMTGFRLAKGGAQELLGIKPDLSTFGKIIGGGLPVGAYGGKKEIMEKLAPIGPVYQAGTLSGNPMAMAAGLATLKILDRDELFYTKLEAISAELEKGLLSTLEQLSFPGVVNRVGSMFTLFFTESKQVKSFKEVMTCNTSHYSSFFHSSLEAGIYLAPSQYEAAFISAAHSKEDIERTIEAAYTAIQQIKK; from the coding sequence AAGGTGTAGGCGGAAATCCTGTGTTTTTTCAGCGTGGCACCGGTGCTTACCTCGACGATATTGACAACAACCGCTACATCGATTATGTAGGTTCCTGGGGACCCATGATTCTCGGCCACCGGCATCCCGAAGTGTTGGAAGCCCTTTCAAATACACTCGAAACAGGCACCAGCTTTGGCGCACCCACCCTAATAGAAACCCAACTTGCTGAATTGATAAAAAAAATGGTTCCCTCTGTAGAACTGGTGCGGATGGTGAATTCAGGTACCGAAGCTACCATGTCTGCTATTCGCCTCGCGCGGGGGTTCACAGGACGAAATAAAATAATCAAATTCGAAGGTTGCTACCATGGGCATGGCGACAGTTTTTTAATTAAAGCCGGATCGGGAGCCCTCACCCTTGGAACTCCTAATTCGCCCGGAGTAACCCCGGGAACAGCCCAGGATACCTTGTTAGCCGTATACAACGACACCGAAAGCATAGAACAGCTGTTTCAGCAACATGGAGAACAAATTGCCGGAGTAATTCTCGAACCTGTGACAGGCAATATGGGTGTGGTCATTCCAAAAACAGAGTTTATTCAAAGCCTGCGCCAGTTGTGCACTCAATACGGTGCCTTACTCATCTTCGATGAAGTAATGACTGGCTTTCGACTGGCCAAAGGTGGTGCACAAGAGTTGTTGGGAATAAAACCCGACTTAAGCACGTTTGGTAAAATTATCGGCGGCGGCCTTCCTGTGGGAGCTTATGGAGGCAAAAAAGAAATAATGGAAAAGCTTGCTCCCATTGGGCCAGTATACCAGGCCGGAACGCTTTCCGGTAATCCCATGGCAATGGCAGCCGGTTTGGCCACTTTAAAGATTCTGGACAGGGATGAATTATTTTACACTAAGCTTGAAGCAATTTCAGCTGAGCTGGAAAAAGGGCTGCTTTCTACCCTCGAACAATTAAGTTTCCCGGGTGTTGTGAATCGTGTGGGTTCAATGTTCACCTTGTTCTTCACCGAAAGTAAACAAGTAAAAAGCTTTAAAGAAGTAATGACCTGCAATACCTCGCATTATTCTTCATTTTTCCACTCTAGTCTGGAGGCTGGCATTTACCTCGCGCCCTCGCAATACGAGGCTGCATTTATTTCTGCCGCTCACAGCAAAGAAGATATTGAAAGAACCATTGAGGCAGCTTATACAGCCATTCAACAAATAAAAAAGTAA
- the hemE gene encoding uroporphyrinogen decarboxylase, protein MPEPNQNLKPLLLKTLAGEATSRPPFWFMRQAGRVLPSYMAIKEKYSFWQMMQTPEIAAQVTLLPVEDLGVDAAILFSDILVIPYAMGMGLDFTDNGPHFDTPLSLFADPMSRLHPDSEKLQYIYKAIDQVIITKPSDIPLIGFCGAPLTVLLYMLQGLSRKAEFPDAVKYIYENKNTTRKLVEAITELSIVYIREQIKHGVQVFQLFESHAGLIPLELYRELFMPSVLKISKAVKEQNVPFIFFPKGFGVGIRELTPEHCDYVSIDWHTPIEIARELVHPAIGLQGNLDPRALYGNKEQIEKTLEAYLDFGRNNQNWIFNLGHGFMPGISFENARFMADWLKNANWQR, encoded by the coding sequence ATGCCGGAACCGAATCAGAATTTGAAACCTCTATTATTAAAAACCCTTGCGGGAGAAGCCACCAGTCGCCCACCCTTTTGGTTTATGAGGCAGGCAGGAAGGGTTCTTCCCTCCTACATGGCTATTAAAGAAAAATACAGCTTCTGGCAAATGATGCAAACGCCCGAAATAGCTGCCCAGGTTACCCTTTTGCCTGTGGAGGACCTTGGGGTCGATGCGGCCATTTTATTTTCAGATATTCTGGTTATTCCCTACGCCATGGGTATGGGCCTCGATTTTACCGACAACGGCCCGCACTTCGATACCCCACTCTCGCTTTTTGCGGATCCTATGAGCAGATTGCATCCCGATTCTGAAAAACTGCAGTATATCTATAAAGCTATCGATCAGGTTATTATCACTAAACCTTCTGATATACCACTAATTGGATTCTGTGGGGCACCCTTAACTGTGTTGCTTTATATGTTACAAGGATTAAGCCGAAAGGCCGAATTTCCGGATGCGGTGAAATACATTTATGAAAATAAAAATACCACCCGGAAACTAGTCGAAGCCATAACGGAGCTATCCATAGTATACATTCGGGAACAAATAAAACATGGTGTGCAGGTCTTTCAGCTGTTTGAAAGTCATGCCGGACTTATACCACTCGAACTATATCGAGAGCTTTTTATGCCTTCGGTTTTAAAAATTTCGAAAGCTGTGAAAGAACAAAACGTGCCTTTTATATTTTTCCCAAAGGGATTTGGTGTGGGCATAAGAGAATTAACCCCGGAGCACTGCGATTATGTAAGCATCGACTGGCATACTCCGATCGAAATAGCACGCGAATTGGTGCATCCTGCCATTGGATTACAAGGTAACCTCGATCCGCGTGCCTTGTATGGCAATAAAGAACAGATTGAGAAGACCCTCGAAGCTTACCTGGATTTCGGACGTAATAACCAGAATTGGATTTTTAACCTGGGACATGGTTTTATGCCTGGTATTTCGTTCGAGAATGCCCGTTTTATGGCCGATTGGCTTAAAAATGCCAATTGGCAGCGCTAA
- the hemH gene encoding ferrochelatase, with the protein MKTAIILANVGTPDKPELKAVRHYLHQFLNDPRVIDLPWLWRKILVNLIIVPFRAPKSTRLYQMLWGANGSPLLHYSLQIRDKIQKMVTENCEVYTTMRYGNPSLQTVIDSLKYKNYDRIIVFPMFPQYASSTTGTINELVIHRIKKWNIIPNLVFINQFYEQPDFIKAFIARANTYQPDKFEHVLFSFHGLPLRHIQQCHPEIKLDNCKCTSVMPAHGGWCYKAQCYQTARLIASELKLEPDQFSVGFQSRLSKNWLQPFSDKLITEKAKQGLKSLLVIAPSFVADCLETEVEIGMEYKQLFLEHGGQHFEMVESLNDSNEWALAIKNILLKYL; encoded by the coding sequence ATGAAAACAGCCATAATACTTGCCAATGTAGGCACACCCGATAAGCCGGAACTAAAAGCCGTACGGCATTACCTTCACCAATTCCTGAACGACCCGAGGGTAATAGACCTGCCCTGGTTATGGAGGAAAATCCTCGTAAACCTGATTATTGTTCCATTCAGGGCACCTAAATCGACCCGCTTGTACCAAATGCTATGGGGTGCTAATGGCAGTCCATTATTACATTACAGCCTGCAAATACGGGATAAAATACAGAAAATGGTAACCGAAAATTGTGAGGTTTATACCACCATGCGATATGGGAATCCATCGCTGCAAACTGTGATTGATTCTTTAAAATATAAAAACTACGACCGCATCATTGTTTTCCCAATGTTTCCGCAATATGCAAGTTCCACTACTGGCACAATCAATGAACTTGTAATACATAGAATAAAGAAATGGAATATTATCCCAAACCTTGTATTTATTAACCAGTTTTATGAGCAACCGGATTTTATAAAGGCTTTTATTGCAAGGGCAAATACTTATCAACCCGATAAATTCGAACATGTGTTGTTCAGTTTTCATGGCTTGCCTTTACGGCACATTCAGCAATGTCACCCCGAGATTAAGTTAGATAATTGTAAGTGCACCTCGGTCATGCCTGCCCATGGCGGCTGGTGTTACAAAGCTCAGTGCTACCAAACAGCCAGGTTAATTGCAAGTGAACTTAAGCTCGAGCCAGATCAGTTTTCTGTAGGTTTTCAATCGAGGTTATCGAAAAACTGGCTACAACCCTTCAGCGATAAGCTCATTACCGAAAAAGCAAAACAAGGCCTGAAATCGCTTCTTGTCATTGCACCCTCTTTTGTGGCCGATTGCCTCGAAACCGAAGTAGAAATTGGAATGGAATACAAGCAATTGTTCCTGGAACATGGAGGCCAACACTTTGAAATGGTAGAAAGTCTGAATGATAGCAATGAATGGGCATTGGCTATAAAAAACATATTGTTAAAATATCTCTGA
- the hemG gene encoding protoporphyrinogen oxidase: MNQTEERKVVIVGAGLSGLTLGYYLKKQGIDFIILERESFAGGVIQSITENGFTYEKGPNTGVLGNPEAADLFEDLYPACQLETANSDAKRRLIWKRGKWNALPSGLISAIGTPLFTLKDKLRILGEPFRRKGDNPLESVADLTKRRLGKSFLDYAIDPFIAGIYAGDPQKLVTKYALPKLYNLEQTYGSLIRGGIKKSVENKKDVRLKKATREVFSVKGGLTQMVLALEKAVGKENIIYNAASTSINLINGGFHTSFSLGNIKHSLQSRFVVTTSGAYTLPDLLPYIEKSILEPITSLEYAAVAQIVVGYKEWYGMPLNAFGGLVPSAEKKNILGILFPSALFTQRAPEEGALLSVFVGGTRLTSALEMLDEELEELVVVNVNRMLNNNILPDLIKIFRYPHAIPQYQASSEERLACIQDLQKRYPGLLLAGNIRDGIGMADRIKQGKSLALQIASEILSQK, translated from the coding sequence ATGAACCAGACTGAAGAAAGAAAAGTTGTAATCGTTGGTGCCGGATTAAGCGGGTTAACACTAGGCTATTACCTTAAAAAGCAAGGCATTGATTTTATAATTCTTGAAAGAGAAAGTTTTGCGGGGGGTGTAATACAGTCTATCACCGAAAATGGGTTTACCTACGAAAAAGGGCCCAACACAGGGGTCCTGGGAAATCCTGAAGCAGCCGATCTTTTCGAAGACCTCTACCCTGCATGTCAATTAGAAACGGCTAATTCCGATGCAAAGAGACGACTGATTTGGAAACGTGGCAAATGGAATGCACTGCCATCCGGACTTATTTCGGCCATTGGCACTCCCTTGTTTACGCTAAAAGATAAATTGCGGATTCTCGGTGAACCATTTCGAAGAAAGGGAGATAACCCACTGGAAAGTGTAGCTGATTTAACAAAAAGACGGCTCGGCAAGTCCTTTCTCGATTATGCCATTGACCCCTTCATTGCAGGCATCTATGCAGGCGATCCACAAAAGCTGGTTACCAAATATGCATTGCCAAAGCTTTACAACCTCGAACAAACCTATGGAAGCTTGATTCGAGGTGGGATAAAGAAATCGGTAGAAAATAAAAAGGATGTTCGATTGAAAAAAGCCACCCGCGAAGTATTTTCGGTAAAAGGTGGTTTAACGCAAATGGTATTGGCACTCGAAAAGGCAGTTGGTAAAGAAAATATCATTTACAATGCGGCTTCAACATCCATCAATTTAATTAATGGTGGTTTTCATACTTCTTTTAGCCTTGGTAACATCAAACATAGTCTTCAGAGTCGTTTTGTAGTGACTACATCTGGAGCCTATACCCTTCCCGACTTATTGCCATATATCGAAAAAAGTATTCTGGAACCAATTACCAGCCTGGAATATGCCGCTGTGGCACAAATTGTTGTTGGGTATAAAGAGTGGTATGGCATGCCGTTAAACGCCTTTGGCGGACTTGTTCCTTCAGCTGAAAAGAAAAATATTTTAGGTATTCTATTTCCCTCTGCCTTGTTTACGCAGCGTGCACCAGAAGAAGGTGCCCTGCTTTCGGTATTTGTAGGCGGTACCCGTTTGACAAGTGCCCTCGAAATGTTAGATGAGGAACTGGAAGAACTGGTTGTGGTTAATGTAAATAGAATGCTAAATAACAACATATTACCCGATTTAATTAAGATATTCAGATACCCTCATGCCATACCTCAATATCAGGCTTCGAGCGAAGAAAGATTAGCGTGCATTCAGGACCTCCAAAAACGCTATCCGGGTCTTTTGCTTGCCGGAAATATTCGGGATGGTATAGGTATGGCCGACAGGATTAAGCAGGGAAAAAGCCTGGCACTTCAAATTGCTTCTGAAATTCTATCGCAAAAATAA